The Gigantopelta aegis isolate Gae_Host chromosome 9, Gae_host_genome, whole genome shotgun sequence genomic sequence GATGTCTGCATTTATAAACAGAtgttcataaaataatattttaagcaaggaactttaaatattttacaaaaattattgcTCCAGTTATTTCTGGGGTGAAGTGTGTGCACCTTTAATAGTAATACATGCAGCTGTAGATCATCATATACAACTTGCTAAATATTTACCCATCTCTTCTGCCCTATGGAAAGTGACAAATGTCCTGTAGTCTCTTCCACTCATTTTCAAGTTCTGTCTTTCACCTTTCACTTTGAAATCATGTTAACAAATAGTTTCTGAAAAAATATAGAAAGGACAcacattacattttttaattccaAACATcacttaaataataattaggCAACTATGTAACAAGGTTGAAAATTCCCAGTGACTCTGTCCTAATATGGGACTAGTAGATTTTATAACCAGGGGCCAATTTTCTCGAAACAATCATGAGAAATGTTTACAAAAATgcttgaaaataattttgtgaaaaacaaatgtactgaGTGTTATTCAATTGGTGATGCATAGTTTTCAGAGTTGAGAGGTAGGCTGTGAAGGGCAtgcttcttacaatattaagcgaaATCATACagctgcatacatgtatatgcagtttcaaattttaactcttatatattaatttcaaaaacTTGACCTGCCTGAAACTCAAACTATTTCCTTGTCCCCTTCAAAATcaagttatcgaagtttgactgtatatatacacatatatacacacatatatatacacacacacacagttgtaaaacatgtaatgaatgaaaataataGGTCACAGGTTTATTTTTAGCAGTATGCCACCTATTACATATAATTTATCCACCTAATAGTAccaaattttgtaaaaaaaactaaaaacattttgtgttcTAGTTGTTTtctgtaaaaacattttgtactaaaaatacacattattattatttgtttgtttttttgagggggttcatctccattttcttttgtcactGAAACAAGTTAATCTGACTTTAAATTCATTTGGGTTTTATCTAGCTAACTGAAATAGAATATTGTTTTcttcataaacaataaatattttgtctaaaataataaaaaaataaacacattcaaAAATGTAAATGACACTGTCTTCAATATTGAActcaaaactattttaaaaggTGTTTGAgatttgttcttttttgttctGTTGGTGTGATGAAGCAGTTACTGAAATAATTATAACTGGTTTCATTTGAATGATGTCAGCTTACTAAACATGTCACATTGCATCCCCCTGCAATATtactagtaattaaaaaaaaaagattttaaataataatacatgtattaaaaacccccaataaaATAGGTTATGCTATTTCCATTTTCAGAACACAGGAAAACATGCAAAGGTACTATGAACTTTTTTAATTGAAGATTACTTATGCATCTTACTGTTTTTGAAGAAGATATTGCAATATAAAAATAGTACTGGAAACATATCcacctgcccccacccccacattaTATTGATATAAAGAGTGAATCTCACCATAACACAAAATCTAACTCTAACTGAAGATTGAATATGGGTGGTGGGGGGTAGGGTAGCCCAAGtgctctgccgttcgagagcatGGTGGATATTTGAATGTCATCAGAGATAGGTCCATGATGAAAAAATAGAGTTTTTGACTACCACTGGCAAAAGTTCCCaatttaatacaacaataattatatgtttgacattaaattacctttacatcgatcattatCTAGTTCAAATGCtggtaacaaatatttcacatcttaATAGGCCTACACagactacaggaagaaacctgcCAGCACCTATATATTTAAGCAAAACATTGTCATGTTTTTTCCTACATAGTGTGTTTATTAGTTGTTAATATGTGAACtcgaaaatgttcaatgttacTGTAAtatggtatttaacgtcaaatatATGATTTATTACAGCATTAGAGCAGGATTTTTTTGTCTACTGCACCTTCTAGGTACTAGGTGGTAGGCAGAAGATTGATGTATTCATTATAGACTTACAGGTACCTCCAGCACAGAACACAATTATAACCATCCTCATGTCTGTCTAGCTATCGAATGGCAGAGTTCTTGACTAGGGAGaggttagcccgagtactctgaccatAAAAGAACAAGATAGACATTTGAAaaggaaaaatatccgcccggtccgcCCCTcctctaaccctaaccttaaccccaaCCCCTAACTAAAAAACCCTAACCcataacccctaaccctaactaaaaaataataatggaggggaccgggcggatattatacctcagagtactcaggctagggTGGGGTGGGACTGAATTCGGGCTTAGAGGCAGGTGGATATTGTACCCTTACGTGCAGGTTGGGTTGGTTTAGTGAGCTTGTTCACTACACAAAgaatattaatggaaaaaacagATGCACCAGTGAGGAAAAGTGGTGAGTTATTTCGAATTAGTACTATttcaaactaaaacaaaaagtcTAAATCACCAAACTGAGAAACTCAGAAAGTCACAAGTGTCGACAACTGGTAACAAGGCATTAATACTGCGTCTAATGCTAAACGTCGGCcgatttaaaaatgtatctgtCTAAATGCTGACGTTATAATCAAATCCCATCTAGGTAACACTGTCAAATGtgacaaaatataaacacacactgTGTATTCAACCCAAAAACTGGACGTTGCGACGATAAACAAGTTCCCGActccatttttatttatattttttaatgtaatttcctAAATATATTATTGGCGCACCAACAGTTTATTTTTCGTAGGAGGACAACCGATAAGACCCAAACGCTCTTGGTTGAAATCGGTaacaggatgcgaacccagtacttaccagcttTAAGTCCAGTGGCTTAACTATTACACCACCAGGGCCGATAGTCTTACTTCTCTATgagtttcatttttattttgccCGTCTAAATATTCATCATCACGGCCGACGTATATTTAGCCATTCTGAACTTTAACTGGCACCCCTGTCTCGATTGCCCAGTGcggaatatttacaaatattggtGTATGTCGACAAGGACGCTAACGCCGTGCCGGCAGATTATATAGGGTTTTTAAAACTAGATTTATCACTAAATTACTTGCTCTGTGATCTTCATTGATACACTGTTTATGAATGGCAATGTTTGAAGCGGGTGAAACGGAACTTATAGACACAGAAGGtgatttgtatgtttttttgtaGCCCCAGCAAGCACTTAGCTAGCCCGACCACACAAGCCCCACGGTGACGGTAACAAGCCACATTGTTAAAAACTACGATAAATTAGGCCTACTCTCCTACAATTAATTACTGTTAGGTTTCCCCCACAttaaccattacaatgacacagatatTCTACATACTATAGTTCTTCCCACgtggaacaccttttttcatactgtgaTTAATTATCACCAGGAATTTACTATAAACTATTTATAAAccgtttaaacaatattattccCAGTTATAATGCTGGTTGGGGATTGGACAACAGGAAAAATGCCTATATCATGGCCtctccctacaatttgaaaatgtaattcagGTTTACACAAGATGACAGACCAATGGCAATCGCCGACcaccaaaaagtagtcaaagatttctgctctaataccacaacaatcctatgtttgacgtcaaattcatttacatcaaacattttcgagttccttgattaaaaaaaattcagatattaatcactaccgtactagatattcaaatgacgtaagaatatgtggcgcggtgtatttttgaatggaaatgacaccaaactcgaatgacgtcattttggatgtccttacatcaaaataaagttatgcctaacgttttttgttttctgaatgctggacagctttcagtgtcaaattgccattgaaatgtttttatttgatgactatgaatgcatatgtcagtcatggagtgtcacccaagtatgtttgcttaaatgtcaataaacctagtgccgagacatcgactaatttacatctaatttgcaaagttatcaacttctcaaagtatgtgatctaaaaaatatcacatactttgattgcactgaaaatgtaagatattatatgatatatatatatatatatatatatatatatatatatatatatatgtgctcCACATTAATTCCAGAAAGGAAACCTGTTCGACTTTCTCTTCACTTGATTGTCAAGCGGCATCTTCCACCCAAAGCAACATCTTGGACACAACAACAGATGTAAGAACTGACTTGaaaaaacatataattaatCAAGAAAGGTATAAAAAGTAAATAGGGCAGATAAAAATGGTCTTTTTTACAGTAATAATATCCAGAGTTGCCAGCTGAAATCAATAGACCTGATAATACACACAACATTCAATACTTTGTTTATCAAATGTGTTATCTGTCATAGTGGTGTATATAGGCTATGTGTTGGGGAGGGGAGGATTTTTTAAAacgtggctgcttaatacaggtttttgggtatttgtttttgttggggatttttagggggaggggttgtactaaaaaaaaagtatatgattaatatatcaaataatgaTAATTGTCAGATGACTTCAAGATGAGGTTTATGACAGATTGTACAATGCTTGAGGATTGTCTTTTTTAGGCTCAATGGGatatgaactaaaaaaaaaagagtcataTACACAAAAGTTTTACTAtgctttttattgttaaaatctTTGCTGATGAACAACTGAAGGTTAAGTATCTGTTAAAACAAGAATTATGATggttattacttttttaaatttaacagaCTTGATGCACTGGCAAAGATTACACGACTCCGGCTAGACAGGGAAAATATAGGTTATGTTGACAGCCTGGACCTACTGAGTGAAAATGTCACCCATATCTATCTACAACAGGTAGGTTTTGTTAGTCATTACTTTTCACATTCATATTGTTCACATCCActtgtaatttattttcatgctatCAAGAAAGCTATAATGTcatcattcgttcgttcgttcgttcgttcgttcgttcgttcgttcattcattcctcTGACATTCTATACTAATGCAGAACACATAATGATATGCAGTTGGTTTTAATAATTCCTATCATGTAAGCTTTAATGATGGAATGGGAAGAGGGTTGGTCCACTCCAAACTCTGAAGCAGAGGTGGCCAGAATATGCATGTGCATCTACCATGTGCTCTCCATTTGAAAGGCAGATTTAATAACAGCCACCAGTTGCTAGCATTTTCTGATATATTGTACCTGTAGACCTCGTCAGCTGTCTAAGGTATTACCACATACATCTTCTTCAGTATATCATATAACTATAGAGTGACACAGCAGGCTTTGAAAGATACTGGAGTTTACTGgagtaatttaaaatatatatttaaatgtgatATTCTCTACATATTCATGTAAaatgctttattaataattactttttaTATAATTCATGTTAATCatctgtttattttcatatgttTATCTTTTGATACCAAATAGACAATGCAGTTTTATCTTTGATTATTTGGCACACAATGCTTTTCTATTTTTGCTGGGAATTGTTAAACCATTCATttgttaattcattcattcactgaatCCAGTTTAAACTGGATGATATATTCTAAAtgctttaatttaaaaagtcaTATATCAGTACTCAAGAGTGTAATTCTGAGGTTCAAGCATCAAGTGCCAAGCAGAGAGTTTGGCTAGCTGTTCACAGCATagataataattacaaaaaagtagttttttaaaggaaaatattttactttttcgttgttgattttattattttattttttggataCATGTTAAATGTCCATTAAATACCTCATAAAagttttttaactttataaagtGTAATGAGCATGTGTTTTACAGAATCGTATTGAGAGGATTAACAACTTTGACTGCTTACAAAGCATCCAGTTTTTGACTCTGTCTGGTAACCGCATCTCCACCATTGAAAACCTTTCACATCTCAAGAAACTCTTGTTCCTAGATTTATCTAGCAACAGCATTTCTGACTTTGTAGAaggtattgttattattagtgtttTCATATGCACACCACATTATATAAaaagtaattacatgtatacagtcaAAGTTGGTCTAATGGGCACCTCTATATAACTGCCACCTGCCCATAATGGCCACctgaaatcccccccccccccacccccaatgcaTTTCTTTCTTCATTTGACCTCTATAGAATGGCAACCTGTCCAACGCGGCCAGCAGCCACTACTTTTCAGCAAAAATAAGGTCTGAACCTGCATTAGCGACCAAAATATTattcccccccccaaaaaaaaaaaattcaaattcttCCCATCATAATATGATCATACAGCGATTTAGTTCCCAGTAAATCCCATTGTTTTCTGCAATGCTGCCATTGTTGTGTCACGTGATGGGAAAGTTTGGTGATTTGATTTGACAAAGAACAAACTTATTTTGATGTTATCATATGATGTTATTGTCGCAAACAAATCTACGTTCAGCTCAAATCGTTACTCAATAACAAGGCGACTTCTCATTGGCTGTAGCCTATGAAAGCAGAATGTATTACAGTATCTGATTGTTGCTGTATTATCAAAGGCAATTATAACCAAGGTGCCTGAGTAGTCTGTCAACCGGGCACCAAACGACAAACATTAATGAATTTAGTTAAGCTGGTATGCTTTGGTAAATCGCGACCTTTGtttaccaaaattgttttgtttgcggTTCGAAATGTAATCCCAATGCAACTACCAAACCAATGGATTAGTATTATAGTATCTGATTGTTGCAGTATTAACATGACACTAATAATGAGTTAAACATGACACTTGAGTAATAAATCCcaattaaacaaaagtaaatttctgttttgtgttatttatttataaaccaACTGGAATATTTTGGAACCTCTATATAAAggccacctgtccataacgACCACTTTCTGTTGGTCACTTGAGTGGTTGCTATATACAGGTTcgactacatgtatgtggtccCATTTCTACGATATTGAATTTGTAGGAACAATATTATGTATAGATATTTCAGTGCATTACAGTCAAAATTAAGTAACTAATAACAATGCAAGTAAAGTACTGTGTTATCTTTGActgtatgtctgatgccatataacgtTAAATAAAAAGCGTGTTgagtcttttattttttttaattcttcctttttattatgtaaaatcatataatatacttttttaTCATTGTCATATTTTTCAGATGAACTACCAAAGTCACTGGTTTTGTTAAATCTTTCAGACAATCCTTGTACACAGCTTGTGGACTACAGGTAGGTCTGTGTTTTACTAAAGATGGGTGAATTTTTATAAATGCTGTTTATGCTGGAAATATGTTTATGGCAATGTAAACATAGAGTGGAATAtaattttctatatatatatataaagtaacacattaatttttattatatataaatccaAGTGTCAGTAATTTATTTAGACAAGAAAGAGCAGAATGGTTattaattcaaaatttaaaacacTGAAAGCACTAATAATTATGTACCGGTAGCCTACAGTAAAGTATACACTTATAAcggaactactgcatagaacgaacttaTCGTAAAGTCCCCGTTTTATgaccctatacattaataacctaCTTGTACAAATTTGTACAATGAACTACCGCTATATCAAACTAACTCTCATGGTCCCTTCTGGTTccttataagagtactttacggTATGTAATTTAcggtaaaaacatttcatcCTACAACCACTGTTAAACATTTAAGGCTGAATTTTCAAAGCATGTTTATGTCctaaacacgtgtaactacatacatttacaatgcttaaacacttgcATTTAAGTAAagacaggcttcataaatttggcCGTTACTGTAATTGACTGTTGCATGAGACCGAAATTATCTCAGATACATTGTAGATCTATATTTTTGCCTGTTTGAGTCGGCTTATACATCATACCAACCTTTTTGTACCAGATATTGAGTGgcaaactaagaggtcggcttataTCCACAGTGTCAGCTAATACTGGTACACAATGATATACAGTAATGTTTGGCACTCTTTAAAGTTTGGTGGATCACCTCAAGTCCCTGTTTCTGCTAAATCTGTGCTTAGACCAAACTTCtcttaataaaatgtttgatctTCAGAGCCCGACTAATCAAGTGTCTTCCGAAGCTGAGACAGTTGGACAATGAAGATGTTACAACTGGAGAGGATGAAGGGATGGAGTCAAATTcagaggaggaagaagaaacatGTGATGTGGTAAAAGATGCCGTGACATACACACCCAGTACGTTTGCTAGACAACAAGTGCTTCTATCACAGTTCTATAGGGAAAAGTGATATCCCTTTAAAGGAATACTGTCACAGATCGTTGGTCTAATTAATGGTCCTACAAAGTATTATCGGAAaatatatgaagggtccacaggaataacctgtgatgtcacatttttagtaaggggatatttttttaattttaaagttttgcaACTGTAATCGTGGAATATTTATGTCTAATAGAAAGCATAGTTTACCAACTACTTTGaatggcctaccataattataggttttcattgtgaccttgacatacacaatcattataatactgactatctgtttatgttatatattttattcccGTGTACCCtcaatatacatttgatttgtccctaaaagtACTTATTCAACCATTTACATAATCACTATATTccacttattactgatattttgtaaaaaaataattgaattgaggCATTGGTCCatagataaattttaaaataataatgattaggAGCACAGACGTGTGACGTACTATATTTTGAATCACGTGACAGGCATCCCCCGAATAACTGCAGTGTCAATATAATTTGTCCAGTTTGTGTAACGAGAATGCTTGACCATCCCCTGTGAAGTAGggtaaacagaaacaaaaacaatgaaaacaagttattaaaaaacacaaaaacattacCACATTCATTTTCCACCCTgtcaaattaattattatgccATAGATCCATGGGTAATTGTATTTAACCTCTACTAATGAGGGCTGACTATATACACAGCAAAATTGTGTATTGGTGGTATATAAGTATTTTATTGATATTCAAAACCATCTGGAATACATACTGTGGTCTgaacgggaggggggggggggtgaatatGAATCTTTCAGACTCTTTTGTGTCCATATTCCTTGGACACCCATATGAATATAGCCTAATATCAATttataaaaaagtattttagcCTGAGcaggaggtgggggtggggtgttgttCAAATCCCTGACCCCTGCAGCAGGTTTGTGAACTAATCAAAAACATAAATTTACAATGGTAATtcaaatgtttaattatttttatgtgttaatttattttgttttcaaatttcagAAAGTGCCAAACTTGTGTGTGGTGAAATACTTATGCGATCTCAGAACCGAATTGAAGATCAACTGAAAATACATAAACAGCATTCAAAAGAACTTGAGGAATTAAAAAAGAAGTTGAATATCAGTAGAAAATAGCAACATGTCAAATTTCCTTGGATGTTTGGGAATGTTATGAGTGATTTGGCACCAAAGATTGGAGTTTGGTATTGATCCGTTAATGTTGAGGTTCAAATGGCATACGCAGGACATGAACTATAACGAGATGTTGG encodes the following:
- the LOC121381429 gene encoding leucine-rich repeat-containing protein 46-like, with product MAMFEAGETELIDTEERKPVRLSLHLIVKRHLPPKATSWTQQQILDALAKITRLRLDRENIGYVDSLDLLSENVTHIYLQQNRIERINNFDCLQSIQFLTLSGNRISTIENLSHLKKLLFLDLSSNSISDFVEDELPKSLVLLNLSDNPCTQLVDYRARLIKCLPKLRQLDNEDVTTGEDEGMESNSEEEEETCDVVKDAVTYTPKSAKLVCGEILMRSQNRIEDQLKIHKQHSKELEELKKKLNISRK